The Saliniradius amylolyticus DNA segment GGGATTGGCGTAATTAACTTTGCCTATTACCTGGCTAAGCACGGCGTGAAATACTCCGATGGCAGCGCCAACGGCCTGGTACACAAGACGTTTGAGGCGATGCAGTATTACCTTCTCAAAGCCTCAAACAATCTGGCGAAAGAGAAAGGCAAATGCCCGAAATTTGATGAGACCACCTACTCACAAGGCATCCTACCTGTAGATACTTACAAAAAGGATTTGGATTCGGTCTGTAATGAGCCGCTGCATCTGGACTGGGAAGGTCTGCGCAAAGACATTGTTGAACACGGTCTGCGTAACTCTACCTTGTCAGCTCTGATGCCGTCGGAAACCTCATCACAGATTTCTAACGCCACCAATGGCATCGAGCCACCTCGCGGCCACATTAGTGTGAAGAGCAGTAAGGATGGTGTGCTGAAACAGGTGGTTCCAGATTACGAAAATCTCAAAGACGCCTATGAGCTGTTGTGGGACATCCCCTCCAACGATGGCTATCTGCAACTGGTGGGCATCATGCAGAAGTTTGTGGACCAGACCATCTCCGCTAACACTAATTATGACCCCAGCAAATACGACGGTGGCAAGGTGCCCATGAAGCTGTTGCTTAAAGACATGCTGACCGCCTACAAGCTTGGGGTGAAGACCGCTTACTACCACAACACTCGTGACGGTGCGAAAGACGACCAGAATGACCTGATTGCCGGTAGCCAGGCACCCAAGGAAAAAGAAGCCGAAGTCGTGGTCGAAGAAGATGACGACTGCGCCGGCGGTGCCTGCAAAATCTAATATTCGGGGCGGCGATAAGCCGCCCCTTATTGTGTTGCATTTCGAGTATTAAAAAACCTATGAAATATACCACCTTTAATCAGCACTCCATTGATCCTCTTGCCGAGCCGATGTTTTTCGGCAACCCGGTCAATGTGGCCCGTTATGATCAACAAAAACACAGCATCTTCGAGAAGCTGATCGAAAAGCAGATAAGCTTCTTCTGGCGTCCTGAAGAAGTGGACGTCAGCCGCGATCGTATGGACTTCCAGAAGCTGTCCGAGCAAGAAAAACACATCTTCGTGTCCAATCTGAAATACCAGACGCTGCTGGACTCGGTACAGGGTCGCAGTCCTAATATCGCCCTGCTGCCCATCGTGTCGCTGCCAGAGCTGGAAACCTGGATTGAGACCTGGTCCTTCTTCGAGACCATCCACTCGCGCTCCTACACCCATATTCTGCGCAATCTGTTTGACGATCCCAGCTCGGTGTTTGAAGACATCGTGCAAAATGATGAGATTAAACGTCGTGCCACCGATATCTCCCGTTACTACGACGATCTCATCTTCGCCACCCAACTTTGGCAAACACAAGGTGAAGGCACCCACACCGTCGACGGCGAGACTCATGTCATCAATCAGCGCGAGCTTAAGAAAAAGCTCTACCTGTGCATGAACTCGGTTAATGCCTTGGAAGCCATTCGCTTCTATGTCTCCTTTGCCTGTACCTTCGCCTTTGCCGAACGCAAACTGATGGAAGGCAATTCCAAGCTGATTAAGCTGATCGCACGGGATGAGAACCTGCACCTCACCTCAACCCAGCATATCCTCAACCTTTGGGCCAAGGGCAAAGACGACCCGGAAATGGCCGAAGTCGCCGAGGAGTGTAAAGAGGAAGCCCGGCAGATCTTCATGACTGCCGTCGAGCAGGAAAAGCAATGGGCCGAGTATCTGTTCCAGTACGGCTCCATGATCGGCCTGAACAAGGACATCCTCTGCCAGTACGTCGAGTTTATTGCCAATCAGCGCATGATGGCCATCGGCTTCGAGGCTCCCTTTGATATCAAATCCAACCCCCTGCCCTGGATGAACAACTACCTGAACTCAGATAATGTGCAGGTAGCGCCTCAGGAAGCGGAAATCAGCTCCTATCTGGTGGGTCAGATCGACAGCGAAGTCAGCAGCGATGACTTTGGAGACTTCGATCTCTAAAGCCCATGAGTCACAGTAAGGATGACGTGTTTATGATTCAGGTGAATGAACAACCGGCCTTCGAGTGCCCTAAGGACAAAACGGTACTCGAAGCCATGGAGTCCAACGACCTGGAAGTCCACTTTCACTGTCGGGAAGGCTTTTGCGGCGCCTGCCGTACTAAGCTTGTCGACGGTGAAGTGGATTACACCACCGACCCGCTCGCTTTTATCGACGATGACGAAATCCTGCCGTGTTGCTGTGTGCCCAAGAGTGCCATTAAGCTCAAACAGGTTTAGGCATCCAGCCTTTTGCTTGAACCCTACGCTGGCCTTTGAAACCATGCTGTCATCTATCCCATGAAACAATATGGAACTCAGGGTATAAATCCCTGTCTCTAGGTTTTAGCCTGATCGCAAAGGAGCTGCCATGACACCTCGACTTAAACTGCTTTTTGTTTTATCCACCGTCTTATATTGCAGCGGCTGTACCGTGTTGGGCGGTATACTCGATCACAGTATTGGTGCTGACGATCCAGCCTTGCAAGTTATCGGTGAAGGCATTGACCGAGCCATACTTCACCAGATACAGAATAAAAAAATCAAAGATTGCTACGACTATCCTGAAGGCATCCAACGTACCTCCTGTCTAAGTAAGGCCCGGGCGGCCAATAAGGCCATCAAAGCCCGTCATAAGCAACCACCATCGTCAGAACAGAATGAATTACGGTCTCATCCTCACTGGGTAAATGGGGCCTAAGATGATCGCTTTGCCGCTGCCAACGATATTTTCGTTGGCTGGGTTGCCGGTTGCCAGTGGCTTTGGCTATCTGTACCCGGGTGCTAGTCGCTTTTCCCGTTAACTGGTAAGCTGTCAGTAAAGTAAGACACTGGACGACCCATCGTGAGCGACGAGCTGGATAAATCCTTTCAGGTACTCAAACAGACCATTCCTCTGTTGCTGAAACACAAAATCCCGGCCATACCAACGAACTACGCGCTCTGGTATACCTACACAGCCAACCAAAAGCCGGAATTAAACCGCGAGTTGGACGCCATGACCGAGGCGGGCCGACCTATGTCAAAGGTGCACGCCAAAGAGCTATACCGTAAGCACTTTGCCGACGAGCAGGAGGTCAGTAGCTGGCAGCTGCGTCAGTCACTGGAAGCCATGTTGATCGAGTTGTCCCAATCCCTGACAGACACCAAGAACAATACTCATGAGTTCAAACAGTGCATGGACTCCTGTATGGACGATCTGGATAAAGTGGAGAAAGAGGGCTGGTCCATGGATGAGGTCATGCAACTGGTGCGTACCATGGTCACGGAAACCCAACAGATTCGCCGTTCCACCCTAGACTTTAGCGCTGCGCTTATCAGTGCGGAGAAAGAGATCGCCGAGTTACGCAGTAAGCTAGAAGAAACACAGCACGATGCCTTCTATGATGCTCTGACCGACCTCTATAACCGTCGCTATCTCGATGAAGAACTCGATAATATGAAGGTAGAAGACGGCGTGTGCCTTATTATGATCGATGCCGACCATTTCAAAGAGGTTAACGATAATTACGGCCACCAAATGGGTGATCGGGTGCTAAAGGCGATTGCTAAACAGCTGAAACAAAAGTGCCGAGATAATGCCGTACCCTATCGCTTTGGCGGCGAGGAGTTTGCCGTTTTAATGACTCACAGCAGTCTGAAACAGGCTACTCGTCAGGCCGAACTCATCCGCAAGTCGCTGGAAAAGATCACCGTAGTAGATAGGCGGGCTAACCGCACCTTAAGTGGTATTACCGCCTCGTTTGGCGTGGCCGAATACCAAAAAGGGATGCGCCGCAGCGATTTATTAGAACAGGCCGATAAACAACTGTATGAGGCCAAGCGCCTGGGCCGGAACCGGGTAATGCCAATACCTGGTTAGTCCAGCACGATCTCGCGCCAGCGGACCTCGCTGTCAAAGTAGTCATGCAGCACGGTGGTCAGCTCACCAAACAGAATGACCTTGTCTGGATGGCCCAGACATTGGCTGACAAAGTGATGGCAATTACGGGCCAGCAAATGATAGTCATCGTATTCAAAAATACGCTGCACCGCTTGAGCGGCGATCTGCTCGCAGGCTAACGGGTTGCCTTGGCTATCGCAGGCCACACGAATGGTGGAACCACTACGCTTGTCGATAAACCGTCGGGGCGCCACTGCCTTAATCAATCCACAGCCGTGAC contains these protein-coding regions:
- the nrdB gene encoding class Ia ribonucleoside-diphosphate reductase subunit beta, which codes for MKYTTFNQHSIDPLAEPMFFGNPVNVARYDQQKHSIFEKLIEKQISFFWRPEEVDVSRDRMDFQKLSEQEKHIFVSNLKYQTLLDSVQGRSPNIALLPIVSLPELETWIETWSFFETIHSRSYTHILRNLFDDPSSVFEDIVQNDEIKRRATDISRYYDDLIFATQLWQTQGEGTHTVDGETHVINQRELKKKLYLCMNSVNALEAIRFYVSFACTFAFAERKLMEGNSKLIKLIARDENLHLTSTQHILNLWAKGKDDPEMAEVAEECKEEARQIFMTAVEQEKQWAEYLFQYGSMIGLNKDILCQYVEFIANQRMMAIGFEAPFDIKSNPLPWMNNYLNSDNVQVAPQEAEISSYLVGQIDSEVSSDDFGDFDL
- the yfaE gene encoding class I ribonucleotide reductase maintenance protein YfaE, with protein sequence MSHSKDDVFMIQVNEQPAFECPKDKTVLEAMESNDLEVHFHCREGFCGACRTKLVDGEVDYTTDPLAFIDDDEILPCCCVPKSAIKLKQV
- a CDS encoding GGDEF domain-containing protein, encoding MSDELDKSFQVLKQTIPLLLKHKIPAIPTNYALWYTYTANQKPELNRELDAMTEAGRPMSKVHAKELYRKHFADEQEVSSWQLRQSLEAMLIELSQSLTDTKNNTHEFKQCMDSCMDDLDKVEKEGWSMDEVMQLVRTMVTETQQIRRSTLDFSAALISAEKEIAELRSKLEETQHDAFYDALTDLYNRRYLDEELDNMKVEDGVCLIMIDADHFKEVNDNYGHQMGDRVLKAIAKQLKQKCRDNAVPYRFGGEEFAVLMTHSSLKQATRQAELIRKSLEKITVVDRRANRTLSGITASFGVAEYQKGMRRSDLLEQADKQLYEAKRLGRNRVMPIPG
- a CDS encoding lecithin retinol acyltransferase family protein, with product MPLPLIWAGVGLGACVAGYHLSRPAKTKAGLALKPRDIPDGAVVYCGIYGMFEHSGIWVEGSVIERHGCGLIKAVAPRRFIDKRSGSTIRVACDSQGNPLACEQIAAQAVQRIFEYDDYHLLARNCHHFVSQCLGHPDKVILFGELTTVLHDYFDSEVRWREIVLD